In the genome of Neodiprion pinetum isolate iyNeoPine1 chromosome 2, iyNeoPine1.2, whole genome shotgun sequence, one region contains:
- the LOC138190397 gene encoding spidroin-2-like: protein MRPGPGQPELRSACPGGRDPPGGESGQPELRKISPEDQKSLGSVPGAQKLRSACPGSRLSPGTVSAAQKLRNACSGSQVPPGGGPGQPELRKISPEGQNLLGSVPRAQKLRSACSGSRVSPVSVPTAQKLRNACSGSRVPLGGGPGQPELRKISPEGQNSLGSVPRAQKLRSACSGSRVSPGSVPGAQKLRSACSGGRISPGRGPRTQDPGAREPGTRNLRSAILIRPLYCAVVSRL from the exons ATGA GACctggacctggacagccagaactacggagcgcttgtcctggaggtcgagatccaccaggtggagaatctggacagccagaactacggaaaattagtcctgaagATCAAAAGTCACTAGGTAGTgtacctggagcgcagaaactacggagcgcttgtcctgggaGTCGACTTTCACCCGGTACCGTATCTgcagcgcagaaactacggaacGCTTGTTCCGGAAGCCAAGTTCCACCAGGtggaggacctggacagccggaactacggaaaattagtcctgaaggtCAAAATTTACTAGGTAGCGTACCtagagcgcagaaactacggagcgcttgttctggaagtcgagtttcaccag TTAGCGTACCTacagcgcagaaactacggaatGCTTGTTCCGGAAGTCGAGTTCCACTAGGtggaggacctggacagccagaactacggaaaattagtcctgaaggtCAAAATTCACTAGGTAGCGTACCtagagcgcagaaactacggagcgcttgttctggaagtcgagtttcaccaggtagcgtacctggagcgcagaaactacggagcgcttgttctggaGGACGAATTTCACCAGGTAGAGGACCTAGaacgcaggatccaggagctAGAGAACcgggtactcgaaatttgcggagcgcgattctcatacgtccgctctactgcgcggttgtttcgaGACTGTga
- the LOC124212915 gene encoding tRNA methyltransferase 10 homolog A — translation MEGTEMVCDSSVEKIESVADLSTEISNSDKVDADDKVALNLLSKSQLKKIKKKEKWLERKVEKRQNERAKAKKRRAIARANNIDLGPSRKALKKSTMADSSCKLTVTIDLSFDELMIDKDIAKLIKQILRCYTLNRRASAPMQFSLTSFNGKSKQEMAKHNGYEHWDVQFYSESYLNKYPKDKIIYLTSESENVIECLDFDCIYVIGGLVDHNSQKGYCYNLAVKKGIRHGQLPLAKFLQMKARKVLTVDHVFEILLRVTEGKTWQEAFLQVLPERKNAQPVSKGSSDALEIMKDIIKSDLEESSDRYTSEQLKDSA, via the exons ATGGAAGGCACGGAAATGGTATGTGATAGTAGTGTGGAGAAGATTGAATCGGTGGCTGATTTGAGCACCGAAATATCGAATTCTGATAAAGTTGACGCCGACGACAAAGTCGCGCTAAATTTATTGAGCAAGAGTCAAttgaaaaagattaaaaagaaggagaaatggcttgaaagaaaagttgaaaaaag GCAGAATGAACGAGCCAAGGCGAAGAAGAGGCGTGCGATTGCACGGGCCAATAATATAGATTTGGGCCCATCGCGTAAAGCATTGAAGAAGTCTACGATGGCTGACAGCAGTTGCAAACTTACAGTGACTATAGACTTGTCATTTGATGAATTAATGATAGACAAAGATATTGCCAAACTTATTAAACAAATATTAAGGTGCTATACACTAAACAGGCGAGCGTCAGCTCCGATGCAATTTTCATTGACTAGTTTCAATGGGAAATCAAAACAAGAAATGGCCAAACATAATGGATACGAACATTGGGAT GTTCAATTTTACTCCGAGTCATATTTGAACAAGTATCCAAAAGACAAGATAATTTACCTCACTAGTGAATCAGAAAATGTTATTGAATGCTTGGACTTTGACTGCATCTATGTTATTGGTGGCCTTGTAGACCATAACTCTCAAAAG GGATATTGTTACAACCTTGCTGTAAAAAAGGGAATAAGACACGGGCAGCTGCCATTAGCAAAATTCTTACAAATGAAAGCTAGAAAAGTTTTAACTGTTGATCATG tttttgaaaTACTGCTCAGAGTCACTGAAGGTAAAACTTGGCAGGAAGCGTTTTTGCAAGTATTACCGGAGCGAAAAAATGCCCAACCTGTATCAAAGGGTTCAAGTGATGCTTTAGAAATTATGAAAGATATCATTAAAAGTGACTTAGAAGAGAGCAGTGATCGCTATACAAGTGAACAACTCAAAGATTCTGCGTGA
- the LOC124212916 gene encoding NECAP-like protein CG9132 encodes METYESILLVKSEVFVFKIPPRSTNRGYRAADWNLEEPSWTGRMRLVSQGDAVTIKLEDKVSGELFAKCPIDTYPGIAVEPVTDSSRYFVLRIQDDNGRSAFIGVGFLDRSDSFDLNVALQDHFKWLKNRDQIEKEKDVPKQELDLRFKEGETIKINMKITKKDGSEVSSKSKSRGNAALGLPPPPGGVKIAPPPARTPTSSPAHRSFQTQPNQPAQTASEWGEFASATQQPPASGSVATATNASWVQF; translated from the exons ATGGAAACGTACGAGAGTATTTTGCTTGTTAAATCTGAAGTATTCGTCTTTAAAATTCCACCAAGGTCAACGAATAGGGGTTATCG AGCAGCTGATTGGAATCTTGAGGAGCCGTCGTGGACAGGACGAATGCGACTGGTATCGCAAGGTGATGCCGTTACCATTAAACTCGAAGACAAAGTTTCTGGAGAGCTGTTTGCTAAATGTCCAATCGATACGTATCCTGGTATTGCGGTTGAACCAGTTACAGATTCTTCGAGATATTTTGTACTAAGAATACAAGACGACAACGGAAGATCCGCGTTCATTGGAGTTGGATTCCTAGACAGATCGGACAGTTTTGATCTAAACGTTGCTCTTCAAGATCACTTCAAGTGGCTGAAGAACCGAGATCAgattgaaaaggaaaaagatgTTCCAAAGCAGGAGTTGGATCTTAGGTTCAAAGAGGGAGAGACGATAAAAATCAACATGAAAATTACT aaaaaagatggCAGCGAGGTTTCCTCAAAATCCAAGTCTCGTGGAAACGCAGCGCTTGGTTTACCTCCACCCCCTGGTGGCGTAAAAATAGCCCCACCTCCAGCGAGAACCCCAACCTCTTCACCAGCTCACAGATCGTTCCAAACGCAGCCAAATCAACCTGCTCAGACTGCTTCTGAATGGGGAGAATTTGCAAGTGCAACTCAACAACCACCGGCTTCTGGGTCCGTTGCAACCGCAACGAATGCCAGCTGGGTACAATTCTAA
- the LOC124212914 gene encoding reticulophagy regulator 3 isoform X2 has protein sequence MECRGIVLIKESWVNAPGTHERKGQATYVPNMGIVVLEVRGFAAASSAALVVVLCYSTLETQAQKDNKSPTVATPHVKSEQLNKIVRQLKSGVDNLKQLRKQQPGVFCASTCAVSLGLWLTGRAISGTLLAYTILMSILVGPGILLHIPCKVMTSKEWDSEIEEFLPAVTEDNLQVLKRAGESGDQSLTPTSLSVENQIDPLNDKELVGLRMPSHEDGSTDGLELSELELSTDDVEVDGIKFQSGHFERGSSSEEEAELQPQKISQHSDDSDSEFEIIDTREVVNVKNV, from the exons ATGGAATGTCGAGGTATCGTATTGATAAAAGAATCATGGGTTAATGCGCCCGGGACGCATGAGCGGAAGGGACAGGCAACTTACGTTCCCAATAT ggGAATTGTCGTATTGGAGGTTCGCGGTTTTGCGGCAGCCAGCAGTGCTGCGCTAGTCGTGGTCCTCTGCTACAGCACCCTTGAGACACAGGCCCAAAAGGATAATAAATCACCAACTGTAGCGAC CCCACATGTCAAGTCAGAGCAGCTGAACAAAATAGTTCGTCAGCTAAAGTCTGGTGTTGACAACCTCAAGCAATTGCGCAAACAACAGCCAGGAGTG TTCTGCGCTTCTACTTGTGCAGTTTCGTTGGGTCTCTGGCTGACAGGACGAGCAATTTCTGGGACACTTTTAGCTTACACAATTTTAATGAGTATCTTAGTAGGACCTGGGATTCTTTTGCATATACCGTGCAAAGTTATGACGTCTAAAG AATGGGATAGCGAAATAGAAGAGTTTCTACCTGCGGTTACAGAAGATAACTTACAAGTGTTAAAGCGAGCAGGAGAAAGTGGGGATCAAAGTCTTACACCGACTAGTTTGTCAGTGGAAAATCAAATTG ATCCTCTTAATGACAAAGAATTGGTTGGTCTAAGAATGCCTTCCCATGAAGACGGTAGCACGGACGGTTTGGAACTGTCCGAATTGGAATTAAGTACCGACGATGTTGAAGTTGATGGCATTAAGTTCCAAAGTGGTCATTTTGAAAGAGGGTCATCATCTGAGGAAGAAGCCGAACTTCAGCCACagaaaatttctcaacatAGCGACGACAGCGACAgcgaatttgaaataattgacaCTCGTGAAGTTGTAAATGTCAAGAACGTTTAG
- the Lmx1a gene encoding LIM homeobox transcription factor 1-beta isoform X1, with translation MLEFYPSAPGPNNHPGEPGQPLLPTPTMSFPPGMNNNNSEPTVSVKTEAGLLEAICAACGRGIADRYVMRVGEKSYHEDCLSCAACASPLVHTCFTRDHKLYCRVDYERIFAVKCSRCMEKIRCSDLVMRVAGLFFHVECFACCMCGQSLPRGAHFILRQGQPICRRDFEHERYVHSPQDDDLLDESRPPDGRRGPKRPRTILTSAQRRQFKASFEVSPKPCRKVREALAKDTGLSVRVVQVWFQNQRAKMKKLQRKAKAEPGAEKEPKEERAGESPHSDHSHYLNALSMRDGDSSSFPSATQPLNPNNPYSPDDTYAGHSGESFCSSDLSLDGTEAGFDIGDGDNGGPDGSHPGGPHSHHGPPPHEAPTLSQSLHAAMHNPIDKLFMMQSSYFSGEHA, from the exons ATGCTGGAATTCTACCCGTCGGCCCCAGGGCCAAACAACCACCCTGGAGAACCGGGCCAACCATTACTACCGACACCAACAATGTCTTTCCCTCCAGGAATGAACAACAATAACTCTG AGCCAACGGTGTCGGTGAAGACGGAGGCGGGACTCCTAGAGGCGATTTGCGCAGCTTGCGGTCGAGGCATTGCGGACAGATACGTAATGCGAGTAGGAGAGAAAAGTTACCACGAGGATTGCCTCTCTTGCGCTGCATGCGCGTCTCCCTTGGTTCATACCTGTTTCACCCGGGATCACAAGCTCTACTGCAGGGTGGACTACGAGCGCATATTCGCGGTGAAGTGCAGCCGATGCATGGAAAAGATTCGATGTTCGGATCTCGTGATGCGGGTGGCCGGCCTCTTCTTTCACGTCGAATGTTTCGCCTGCTGCATGTGCGGACAGAGCCTTCCTCGAGGGGCTCATTTCATCCTGAGACAGGGGCAACCCATATGTAGAAGAGACTTCGAGCACGAGCGTTACGTTCACAGTCCTCAAG ACGACGACCTCCTGGACGAAAGTCGACCTCCGGACGGGCGTCGCGGTCCCAAAAGGCCCCGCACTATTCTGACTTCCGCTCAGAGACGCCAGTTCAAAGCGTCCTTCGAAGTGTCGCCTAAGCCTTGCAGAAAAGTGCGCGAGGCTCTCGCCAAAGACACTGGTCTCAGTGTTCGGGTCGTGCAAGTCTGGTTCCAAAATCAGAGGGCGAAGATGAAGAAACTTCAGAGAAAAGCGAAGGCGGAACCTGGCGCCGAAAAGGAACCGAAGGAGGAACGCGCCGGGGAAAGTCCTCACAGCGATCACA GTCATTACTTGAACGCGCTGAGCATGCGCGACGGGGATTCTTCCAGCTTCCCTTCGGCCACGCAGCCGCTCAACCCCAACAACCCTTACTCACCCGACG ACACATACGCGGGACATTCCGGCGAGAGTTTCTGCAGCAGTGACCTTTCTCTGGACGGTACCGAGGCCGGGTTCGATATCGGGGATGGGGATAACGGGGGCCCGGATGGGAGTCATCCTGGTGGGCCTCATTCCCATCACGGACCTCCCCCGCACGAAGCGCCGACACTTTCCCAGAGCCTACACGCCGCGATGCATAATCCGATAGACAAACTCTTCATGATGCAAAGCAGTTATTTTAGCGGCGAACATGCGTAG
- the Lmx1a gene encoding LIM homeobox transcription factor 1-beta isoform X2, protein MLEFYPSAPGPNNHPGEPGQPLLPTPTMSFPPGMNNNNSEPTVSVKTEAGLLEAICAACGRGIADRYVMRVGEKSYHEDCLSCAACASPLVHTCFTRDHKLYCRVDYERIFAVKCSRCMEKIRCSDLVMRVAGLFFHVECFACCMCGQSLPRGAHFILRQGQPICRRDFEHERYVHSPQDDDLLDESRPPDGRRGPKRPRTILTSAQRRQFKASFEVSPKPCRKVREALAKDTGLSVRVVQVWFQNQRAKMKKLQRKAKAEPGAEKEPKEERAGESPHSDHNTYAGHSGESFCSSDLSLDGTEAGFDIGDGDNGGPDGSHPGGPHSHHGPPPHEAPTLSQSLHAAMHNPIDKLFMMQSSYFSGEHA, encoded by the exons ATGCTGGAATTCTACCCGTCGGCCCCAGGGCCAAACAACCACCCTGGAGAACCGGGCCAACCATTACTACCGACACCAACAATGTCTTTCCCTCCAGGAATGAACAACAATAACTCTG AGCCAACGGTGTCGGTGAAGACGGAGGCGGGACTCCTAGAGGCGATTTGCGCAGCTTGCGGTCGAGGCATTGCGGACAGATACGTAATGCGAGTAGGAGAGAAAAGTTACCACGAGGATTGCCTCTCTTGCGCTGCATGCGCGTCTCCCTTGGTTCATACCTGTTTCACCCGGGATCACAAGCTCTACTGCAGGGTGGACTACGAGCGCATATTCGCGGTGAAGTGCAGCCGATGCATGGAAAAGATTCGATGTTCGGATCTCGTGATGCGGGTGGCCGGCCTCTTCTTTCACGTCGAATGTTTCGCCTGCTGCATGTGCGGACAGAGCCTTCCTCGAGGGGCTCATTTCATCCTGAGACAGGGGCAACCCATATGTAGAAGAGACTTCGAGCACGAGCGTTACGTTCACAGTCCTCAAG ACGACGACCTCCTGGACGAAAGTCGACCTCCGGACGGGCGTCGCGGTCCCAAAAGGCCCCGCACTATTCTGACTTCCGCTCAGAGACGCCAGTTCAAAGCGTCCTTCGAAGTGTCGCCTAAGCCTTGCAGAAAAGTGCGCGAGGCTCTCGCCAAAGACACTGGTCTCAGTGTTCGGGTCGTGCAAGTCTGGTTCCAAAATCAGAGGGCGAAGATGAAGAAACTTCAGAGAAAAGCGAAGGCGGAACCTGGCGCCGAAAAGGAACCGAAGGAGGAACGCGCCGGGGAAAGTCCTCACAGCGATCACA ACACATACGCGGGACATTCCGGCGAGAGTTTCTGCAGCAGTGACCTTTCTCTGGACGGTACCGAGGCCGGGTTCGATATCGGGGATGGGGATAACGGGGGCCCGGATGGGAGTCATCCTGGTGGGCCTCATTCCCATCACGGACCTCCCCCGCACGAAGCGCCGACACTTTCCCAGAGCCTACACGCCGCGATGCATAATCCGATAGACAAACTCTTCATGATGCAAAGCAGTTATTTTAGCGGCGAACATGCGTAG
- the LOC124212917 gene encoding U6 snRNA-associated Sm-like protein LSm2: MLFYSFFKSLVGKDVVVELKNDLSICGTLHSVDQYLNIKLTDISVTDPDKYPHMLSVKNCFIRGSVVRYVQLPGDEVDTQLLQDAARKEAAVQTR; encoded by the exons ATG TTATTCTAttcgtttttcaaatctttgGTCGGGAAGGACGTCGTAGTGGAGTTGAAAAATGACCTGAG tatttgtGGTACCTTACACTCTGTGGACCAGTATCTGAACATCAAGCTCACAGACATCAGTGTGACGGATCCAGATAAATATCCTCACATG TTGTCAGTGAAAAACTGTTTCATTCGTGGTTCTGTAGTGAGGTACGTTCAACTTCCTGGAGACGAGGTTGATACACAGCTTTTGCAAGATGCTGCACGGAAAGAGGCAGCTGTACAAACCCGATAA
- the Ost48 gene encoding dolichyl-diphosphooligosaccharide--protein glycosyltransferase 48 kDa subunit — MLKMSLTSVFLGFLCFLASANAGGETLVLLDNLAIRETHSMFFKSLQERGYTLTFKLADDANLVLSKYGEYLYSHLIIFAPSVEEFGGALSVDAVTEFIDGGGNVLVAGSSQSGDVLRELASECGFEVDEEGAAVIDHMNYDVSDLGQHTTIVAETENLINAPVIIGDKNIPPLLYQGTGLVADTENPLVLQLLTASSSAYSYNPDQPVKEYPHAVGKNTLLIAALQARNNARVLFSGSLFFFSDEAFTSSVQKAQGGQKYEKSGNEAVAKAMSKWVFKESGVIRASSVSHKKSGEKEPPAAYTVMDDVVYTITIEQLAGDKWIPYEADDLQLEFVRIDPFVRTKLQKLDNGRYEARFKIPDVYGVYQFKVDYNRIGITHLYSTTQVSVRPLQHTQYERFIPSAFPYYVSAFSMMGGVFLFSFVFLHYKEDVKSKAE, encoded by the exons atgttgaaaatgtcTTTGACCAGTGTGTTTTTGGGTTTTCTCTGCTTTTTGGCATCGGCGAATGCCGGTGGCGAGACATTAGTCTTGCTGGATAATCTAGCCATCCGAGAGACACATTCAATGTTCTTCAAATCCCTGCAAG AACGAGGTTATACACTGACATTCAAGTTAGCCGATGATGCGAACCtcgttttatcaaaatatggtGAATATTTATACTCGCATTTGATAATATTTGCACCATCGGTCGAAGAATTTGGTGGAGCTCTCAGTGTTGACGCTGTGACCGAGTTCATTGATGGAGGAGGAAATGTCCTAGTCGCTGGTTCTTCTCAGTCAGGAGATGTACTCCGCGAATTAGCCTCGGAATGCGGATTTGAAGTAGATGAGGAGGGGGCTGCTGTCATAGACCACATGAACTATGATGTATCTGATTTGGGTCAGCACACAACTATTGTAGCGGAAACAGAAAACCTAATTAATGCTCCAGTGATCATCGGAGACAAAAACATTCCTCCCCTACTTTACCAAGGAACCGGACTTGTTGCTGATACTGAAAACCCGCTAGTCCTCCAGTTGCTGACTGCGTCTAGTTCCGCTTATTCGTACAACCCAGATCAACCGGTCAAAGAATATCCTCATGCTGTTGGAAAAAATACTCTCTTAATTGCTGCTCTCCAGGCACGAAATAATGCTAGAGTGTTATTCTCTGGATCACTTTTCTTCTTTAGTGACGAAGCCTTCACTAGCTCTGTTCAAAAAGCTCAAG GAGGTCAGAAGTACGAGAAATCTGGAAATGAAGCAGTTGCTAAAGCTATGTCTAAATGGGTGTTTAAAGAGAGCGGTGTGATTCGTGCCTCTTCTGTAAGTCATAAGAAGTCAGGTGAGAAAGAACCACCTGCAGCTTACACTGTGATGGACGACGTCGTGTATACCATTACAATAGAACAACTAGCTGGGGACAAATGGATTCCGTATGAAGCTGATGATTTGCAGTTGGAATTTGTCAGGATAGATCCTTTCGTTCGTACAAAATTGCAGAAACTGGATAATGGCCGTTACGAAGCGAGATTCAAGATTCCAGACGTCTATGGAGTCTATCAGTTCAAAGTCGATTATAACCGCATTGGGATTACTCACCTGTACAGTACAACACAGGTCTCTGTCCGCCCCCTACAACATACGCAGTATGAGCGATTCATACCTAGTGCATTCCCCTATTATGTAAGCGCATTCTCTATGATGGGAGGcgtatttttattctcctttGTTTTCCTGCATTACAAGGAAGACGTCAAATCGAAAGCAGAGTAG
- the LOC124212914 gene encoding reticulophagy regulator 3 isoform X1, giving the protein MEKLTNIAYYFRWRLREKENVPEKYDESTSENNRPGDVKYNFNTSNRFLTILESILLWENSVNSISVVIVFNLLFWGIVVLEVRGFAAASSAALVVVLCYSTLETQAQKDNKSPTVATPHVKSEQLNKIVRQLKSGVDNLKQLRKQQPGVFCASTCAVSLGLWLTGRAISGTLLAYTILMSILVGPGILLHIPCKVMTSKEWDSEIEEFLPAVTEDNLQVLKRAGESGDQSLTPTSLSVENQIDPLNDKELVGLRMPSHEDGSTDGLELSELELSTDDVEVDGIKFQSGHFERGSSSEEEAELQPQKISQHSDDSDSEFEIIDTREVVNVKNV; this is encoded by the exons ATGGAGAAATTAACTAACATCGCGTATTATTTTCGTTGGAGGCTTCGGGAGAAGGAAAATGTCCCCGAAAAATACGACGAAAGTACGTCCGAAAATAATCGTCCCGGAGACGTTAAGTACAACTTTAACACGTCCaacagatttttaacaattctGGAAAGCATTTTGCTCTGGGAGAATTCAGTGAATAGTATTTCTGTCGTCATTGtcttcaatttattgttcTG ggGAATTGTCGTATTGGAGGTTCGCGGTTTTGCGGCAGCCAGCAGTGCTGCGCTAGTCGTGGTCCTCTGCTACAGCACCCTTGAGACACAGGCCCAAAAGGATAATAAATCACCAACTGTAGCGAC CCCACATGTCAAGTCAGAGCAGCTGAACAAAATAGTTCGTCAGCTAAAGTCTGGTGTTGACAACCTCAAGCAATTGCGCAAACAACAGCCAGGAGTG TTCTGCGCTTCTACTTGTGCAGTTTCGTTGGGTCTCTGGCTGACAGGACGAGCAATTTCTGGGACACTTTTAGCTTACACAATTTTAATGAGTATCTTAGTAGGACCTGGGATTCTTTTGCATATACCGTGCAAAGTTATGACGTCTAAAG AATGGGATAGCGAAATAGAAGAGTTTCTACCTGCGGTTACAGAAGATAACTTACAAGTGTTAAAGCGAGCAGGAGAAAGTGGGGATCAAAGTCTTACACCGACTAGTTTGTCAGTGGAAAATCAAATTG ATCCTCTTAATGACAAAGAATTGGTTGGTCTAAGAATGCCTTCCCATGAAGACGGTAGCACGGACGGTTTGGAACTGTCCGAATTGGAATTAAGTACCGACGATGTTGAAGTTGATGGCATTAAGTTCCAAAGTGGTCATTTTGAAAGAGGGTCATCATCTGAGGAAGAAGCCGAACTTCAGCCACagaaaatttctcaacatAGCGACGACAGCGACAgcgaatttgaaataattgacaCTCGTGAAGTTGTAAATGTCAAGAACGTTTAG
- the LOC124212913 gene encoding uncharacterized protein, producing the protein MWARARVIIYVLYFLVIQVKLINSRTSWRLNADKVVKAVSEISSHEDEDPIFYILASTINLGNGQGWSKTDSKNENQKLDLFCNDCKNFISGSYDRRLSSFALMDTPNVTETFPSSSQTSTEKFNCNLVQRCEEGILDCGKPVNFTYYDNLVGVINRNKHPLVPEPNVALMFKKRGAKVTDIDIDLLEKRLKKAKREKPKSVQLYNQIGNFWRIKGNAQRSIECFRRALAVSPHNAEVLLNLARVLLALQYLDDATYLARRSLELQPPDRNAWEQYLTLGQIFKAYGHFQEAAVHLRHALELKPDLMDAADALKEVESLPAASVHAYTLLIIVCLVLGVLLVVLSSVECDEDSSLASEQPQRSARHFNRALAMRSLRLGVSRNKRCG; encoded by the exons ATGTGGGCCCGTGCCCGTGTCATAATTTACGTGTTATATTTCTTAGTTATTCAGGTGAAGTTGATAAATTCTCGCACATCCTGGCGACTGAACGCGGATAAGGTTGTTAAGGCAGTGTCGGAAATTTCATCTCATGAAGATGAAGAcccaattttttatatcttggCGAGTACCATTAACCTGGGCAATGGTCAAGGGTGGAGCAAAACagactccaaaaatgaaaaccaGAAGTTGGATTTATTTTGCAACGACTGCAAAAACTTTATTAGCGGGAGCTATGACCg ACGGCTATCGTCATTTGCTTTGATGGACACACCGAACGTGACGGAAACTTTTCCCTCTTCATCTCAAACGTCaacagaaaaatttaattgcaaTTTGGTCCAGCGATGCGAAGAGGGAATTCTTGACTGTGGAAAGCCAGTTAATTTTACATATTACGACAACTTAGTTGGGGTCATTAATAGAAATAAACATCCCCTTGTACCAGAACCTAATGTCGCACttatgtttaaaaaaagaggTGCTAAAGTCACGGACATCGACATTGATTTGTTGGAAAAACGTTTGAAGAAGGCAAAAAGAGAG aAACCAAAGTCCGTTCAACTGTATAATCAAATTGGTAATTTTTGGCGCATAAAAGGAAATGCACAGCGTTCCATAGAATGCTTTAGAAGAGCATTGGCTGTTTCCCCGCACAATGCAGAGGTATTGTTAAATTTAGCAAGAGTTTTACTGGCTCTACAATATTTGGATGATGCCACTTACTTGGCTAGGCGGTCGTTGGAGCTGCAGCCACCAGATCGCAATGCGTGGGAACAGTATCTCACTTTAGGACAAATATTTaag GCTTACGGTCACTTTCAAGAGGCAGCTGTACATTTGCGACATGCTTTAGAGCTGAAACCAGATCTTATGGATGCAGCTGACGCTCTAAAAGAGGTCGAATCACTTCCAGCCGCGAGTGTGCATGCCTACACGCTATTGATTATTGTGTGCCTG GTTTTAGGAGTTCTTTTGGTAGTTCTGAGCAGCGTGGAATGTGACGAGGATTCCAGTCTAGCATCAGAGCAACCCCAGAGGTCGGCGCGTCATTTTAATCGTGCACTAGCTATGCGGAGCTTGCGGCTTGGTGTATCTAGAAATAAACGTTGCGGATAA